The Achromobacter pestifer genome includes a region encoding these proteins:
- a CDS encoding citrate synthase → MNLSDKKATLSFSDGSAPIEFPVYKGTVGPDVIDIRKLYGQTGMFTFDPGFMSTAACESAITYIDGDKGELLYRGFPIEQLAVNCDFMDICYLILNGELPNKDQKADFDSQVTHHTMVNEQLHFFLRGFRRDAHPMAVLTGLVGALSAFYHDSTDITNPQHRHISAIRLIAKMPTLVAMAYKYSQGQPFIYPQNDLSYTGNFLRMMFATPCEDYKVNEVVERALDRIFILHADHEQNASTSTVRLCGSSGTNPFAAISAGVACLWGPAHGGANEACLQMLEELQANGGIAKVGEFMEKVKDKNSGVRLMGFGHRVYKNYDPRAKLMQETCKEVLSALGLENDPLFKLAMELERIALSDPYFVQRKLYPNVDFYSGIVQRAIGIPTSLFTAIFALARTVGWIAQWNEMLSDPDYKIGRPRQLFTGSVTRDVPPMDKR, encoded by the coding sequence GGATGTGATCGACATCCGCAAGCTGTACGGCCAGACGGGCATGTTCACGTTTGACCCCGGCTTCATGTCCACCGCGGCCTGCGAATCGGCCATCACGTACATCGACGGCGACAAGGGCGAACTGCTGTACCGCGGCTTCCCCATCGAGCAATTGGCCGTCAATTGCGACTTCATGGACATCTGCTACCTGATCCTGAACGGCGAACTGCCCAACAAGGACCAGAAGGCCGACTTCGATTCGCAAGTGACCCATCACACGATGGTGAACGAGCAGCTGCACTTCTTCCTGCGCGGTTTCCGCCGCGACGCGCACCCGATGGCCGTGCTGACCGGCCTGGTCGGCGCGTTGTCGGCGTTCTACCACGACTCCACCGACATCACGAACCCGCAGCATCGCCACATCTCGGCCATCCGCCTGATCGCCAAGATGCCGACGCTGGTCGCGATGGCCTATAAGTACTCGCAAGGCCAGCCCTTCATCTACCCGCAGAACGACCTGTCCTACACGGGCAACTTCCTGCGCATGATGTTCGCCACGCCGTGCGAAGACTACAAGGTCAACGAAGTCGTCGAGCGCGCGCTGGACCGCATCTTCATCCTGCACGCCGACCACGAGCAGAACGCGTCGACCTCGACCGTCCGCCTGTGCGGCTCGTCGGGCACCAACCCGTTCGCCGCCATCTCGGCTGGCGTGGCCTGCCTGTGGGGCCCGGCTCACGGCGGCGCCAACGAAGCTTGCCTGCAGATGCTGGAAGAACTGCAAGCCAACGGCGGCATCGCCAAGGTCGGCGAGTTCATGGAGAAGGTCAAGGACAAGAACTCGGGCGTGCGCCTGATGGGCTTTGGCCACCGCGTCTACAAGAACTACGACCCGCGCGCCAAGCTGATGCAGGAAACCTGCAAGGAAGTGCTCTCGGCCCTGGGCCTGGAAAACGACCCGCTGTTCAAGCTGGCCATGGAACTGGAACGCATCGCCCTGTCGGATCCGTACTTCGTCCAGCGCAAGCTGTACCCGAACGTGGACTTCTACTCGGGTATCGTCCAACGCGCCATCGGCATCCCGACCTCGCTGTTCACGGCCATCTTCGCGCTGGCCCGCACGGTGGGCTGGATCGCCCAGTGGAACGAAATGCTGTCGGATCCCGATTACAAGATCGGCCGTCCGCGCCAGCTGTTCACCGGTTCGGTCACGCGCGACGTGCCGCCGATGGACAAGCGTTGA